From one Nonomuraea polychroma genomic stretch:
- a CDS encoding class II fumarate hydratase codes for MSEFRIEHDSMGEVRVPAGAKWRAQTQRAVENFPISGRPLEPSHIAALGLIKAVAAEVNGELGVIDKDMAESIAQAAADVADNEHDDQFPIDVFQTGSGTSSNMNVNEVIATLAEERLGRPVHPNDHVNASQSSNDVFPTSIHVAAATEVIYHLVPSLQHLATALRAKAMEFDEVVKSGRTHLMDATPVTLGQEFGGYAAQIEHGVNRVKGALAHVVELPLGGTAVGTGINTPPGFAEKAVAKLSEATGIKFVEAPDHFEAQSAQDSIVELSGQLKVVAVSLTKIANDLRWMGSGPRAGLGEINLPDLQPGSSIMPGKVNPVIPEATAMVAAQVIGNDAAITFAGASGNFELNVQLPIIARNILESIRLLANVSRLLADRCVAGITANTQRLREYAESSPSIVTPLNKYVGYEEAARIAKQALAERKTIREVVIERGHVADGTLTEDQLDAALDVLSMTRH; via the coding sequence GCGCGCGCAGACCCAGCGGGCGGTGGAGAACTTCCCCATCTCGGGACGGCCCTTGGAGCCGTCCCACATAGCGGCGCTGGGCCTGATCAAGGCGGTCGCCGCCGAGGTCAACGGCGAGCTGGGCGTGATCGACAAGGACATGGCGGAGTCGATCGCGCAGGCGGCCGCCGACGTGGCCGACAACGAGCACGACGACCAGTTCCCCATCGACGTGTTCCAGACCGGCTCGGGCACCTCGTCGAACATGAACGTCAACGAGGTCATCGCCACGCTGGCCGAAGAGCGTCTGGGACGCCCGGTCCACCCCAACGACCACGTCAACGCCTCGCAGTCGTCCAACGACGTGTTCCCCACCTCCATTCACGTGGCCGCCGCCACCGAAGTCATCTACCACCTGGTGCCGTCGCTGCAGCATCTGGCGACCGCGCTGCGCGCGAAGGCGATGGAGTTCGACGAGGTCGTCAAGTCAGGACGCACGCACCTGATGGACGCCACGCCGGTCACGCTCGGCCAGGAGTTCGGCGGCTACGCCGCGCAGATCGAGCACGGCGTCAACCGGGTCAAAGGCGCGCTGGCCCACGTGGTGGAGCTGCCACTCGGCGGCACCGCCGTGGGCACCGGCATCAACACGCCGCCCGGCTTCGCCGAGAAGGCCGTCGCCAAGCTCAGCGAGGCGACCGGCATCAAGTTCGTCGAGGCGCCCGACCACTTCGAGGCCCAGAGCGCGCAGGACTCCATCGTCGAGTTGTCGGGGCAGCTCAAGGTGGTCGCGGTCTCCCTCACCAAGATCGCCAACGACCTCCGCTGGATGGGCTCCGGGCCGCGAGCCGGACTGGGCGAGATCAACCTGCCCGACCTGCAGCCCGGCTCCTCGATCATGCCCGGCAAGGTCAACCCGGTGATCCCTGAGGCCACGGCCATGGTGGCGGCCCAGGTGATCGGCAATGACGCGGCGATCACCTTCGCCGGCGCGTCCGGCAACTTCGAGCTGAACGTGCAGCTGCCGATCATCGCCCGCAACATCCTGGAGTCGATCAGGTTGCTGGCCAACGTCTCACGCCTGCTCGCCGATCGCTGCGTCGCCGGCATCACGGCGAACACGCAACGCCTGCGCGAGTACGCCGAGTCGTCCCCGTCGATCGTCACGCCGCTCAACAAGTACGTCGGCTACGAGGAGGCCGCCAGGATCGCCAAGCAGGCGCTCGCCGAGCGCAAGACCATCCGGGAGGTCGTCATCGAGCGCGGCCACGTGGCCGACGGCACCCTGACCGAGGACCAGCTCGACGCCGCGCTCGATGTCTTGTCCATGACCAGACATTAA
- a CDS encoding alpha/beta fold hydrolase, which yields MKVTTPRLTQHVLTGRDAGEPVLFVHGNVSSAAFWRDSMAALPEGYRPLAVDLRGFGETDPEPVDATRGLRDYSDDVLELIQELGLEGVHLVGWSMGGGVVLQALRDRPAAVRSVTLVNPISPYGFGGTEGADGRLTHPDGAGSGAGAANPDFVARLKAGDMSDESPTSPRNVFRSAYVNNREVPDEDFYLRSMLTTRVGETHYPGDGATSAAWPGIAPGKLGVLNAIAPTHFRLDDLHEIDPKPPILWIRGADDVIVSDTSLFDLAHLGALGVVPGSPGTPAQPMVAQTRAVLERYGPYREAVLQDCGHSPHLEHPEEFQRLLAGHLREA from the coding sequence ATGAAGGTCACTACCCCGCGCCTCACCCAGCATGTCCTGACCGGCAGGGACGCCGGCGAGCCGGTGCTGTTCGTGCACGGCAACGTCTCCTCGGCCGCGTTCTGGCGCGACAGCATGGCGGCGCTGCCGGAGGGCTACCGACCGCTCGCGGTCGACCTCCGGGGCTTCGGCGAGACCGATCCCGAGCCGGTGGACGCCACCCGGGGCCTGCGCGACTACTCCGACGACGTGCTGGAGCTGATCCAGGAACTGGGTCTGGAGGGGGTCCACCTCGTGGGCTGGAGCATGGGCGGCGGCGTCGTCCTGCAGGCCCTGCGCGACCGCCCGGCCGCCGTCAGGAGCGTCACCCTGGTCAACCCCATCTCCCCGTACGGCTTCGGCGGCACGGAAGGCGCCGACGGCCGGCTGACCCACCCCGACGGCGCCGGGTCGGGAGCGGGGGCGGCGAATCCGGACTTCGTCGCGCGGTTGAAGGCGGGCGACATGTCGGATGAATCCCCCACGTCGCCGCGCAACGTCTTCCGCTCGGCGTACGTGAACAACCGCGAGGTCCCCGACGAGGACTTCTACCTGCGCTCGATGCTCACCACCCGGGTGGGCGAGACCCACTACCCGGGCGACGGGGCCACGTCCGCCGCCTGGCCGGGCATCGCCCCGGGCAAACTCGGCGTGCTCAACGCGATCGCCCCCACCCACTTCCGCCTGGACGACCTCCACGAGATCGACCCCAAGCCGCCCATCCTGTGGATCAGGGGGGCCGACGACGTGATCGTCTCTGACACGTCCCTGTTCGACCTGGCGCACCTGGGCGCGCTCGGCGTGGTGCCCGGCTCCCCCGGCACTCCCGCCCAGCCGATGGTGGCCCAGACCCGGGCGGTCCTGGAGCGGTACGGCCCTTACCGCGAGGCCGTGCTCCAGGACTGCGGCCACAGCCCGCACCTGGAGCACCCCGAAGAGTTCCAGCGCCTGCTGGCCGGCCACCTGAGAGAGGCATAG
- a CDS encoding 3-hydroxybutyrate dehydrogenase produces the protein MAKELTGRTALVTGAGSGIGAACARRLAAEGARVLVLDLRAEPAEKVAAELGGTAVVADLSDPGFVAALPDEPIDIVVNNAGFQHVAPIEEFPPEVFATMLRVMVEAPFLIARRVLPGMYAGGWGRFVNISSVHGLRASPYKSAYTTAKHALEGFSKVVALEGAPHGVTSTCVCPAYVRTGLVEAQIADQATVHGIEPDEVVETIMLQPAAIKRLIEPEEVAELVAYLCGPSGAFITGVSLPVDGGWTAR, from the coding sequence ATGGCGAAGGAGCTGACTGGGCGGACCGCGCTGGTGACGGGGGCGGGGAGCGGCATCGGGGCGGCCTGCGCCCGCCGGCTGGCCGCGGAGGGGGCCAGGGTGCTGGTCCTTGACCTGCGGGCCGAGCCCGCCGAGAAGGTGGCCGCCGAGCTGGGCGGCACGGCCGTGGTGGCCGATCTGAGCGACCCGGGGTTCGTGGCGGCGCTGCCGGACGAGCCCATCGATATCGTGGTGAACAACGCCGGGTTCCAGCACGTCGCGCCGATCGAGGAGTTCCCGCCCGAGGTGTTCGCCACGATGCTGCGTGTCATGGTGGAGGCGCCGTTCCTGATCGCGCGGCGGGTGTTGCCCGGCATGTACGCGGGCGGGTGGGGAAGGTTCGTGAACATCTCGTCGGTGCACGGGTTGCGGGCCTCTCCGTACAAGTCGGCGTACACGACGGCCAAACACGCTCTGGAAGGGTTTTCCAAGGTCGTGGCGCTCGAAGGGGCGCCCCATGGCGTGACCTCGACCTGCGTGTGCCCCGCGTACGTGCGCACCGGCCTGGTGGAGGCGCAGATCGCCGACCAGGCCACGGTGCACGGCATCGAGCCCGACGAGGTCGTCGAGACCATCATGTTGCAGCCCGCCGCGATCAAGCGGCTGATCGAGCCGGAGGAGGTGGCCGAGCTGGTCGCCTACCTGTGCGGGCCGAGCGGCGCGTTCATCACCGGCGTGTCGCTGCCTGTGGACGGTGGCTGGACGGCGAGGTAG
- the trpD gene encoding anthranilate phosphoribosyltransferase: MTGTTTITWPDLFALLLDGVSLTARQAAWAMEQIVSGDATNAQIAAFAVALRAKGESVEEVSGLADGLLSRSAAIRIPGDPVDLVGTGGDRANTVNISTMAAIVAAATGVRVAKHGGRAASSKTGAADLLEELGVVIDLPPAAVVQVADEIGITFCFAPAFNPAMRRTAGPRRELGIPTVFNFLAPLTNPALPAAQAVGVYHPEMAPVIAGVLAQRGGSSLVFRGDDGLDELTTCGPSTIWVVRRGTVTRTAFDAAELSIPRARPDDLRGDDAKHNAAVARAVLMGERGPVRDVVLLNAAAAVVAAEGTPPADELMTAMAGAYKRAADAVDSGAALSLLTRWGHATRALAPASDH, encoded by the coding sequence GTGACCGGCACCACCACCATCACTTGGCCCGACCTGTTCGCCTTGCTCCTCGACGGCGTGTCGCTCACCGCCCGCCAGGCCGCCTGGGCCATGGAGCAGATCGTGTCGGGGGACGCCACGAACGCCCAGATCGCCGCCTTCGCCGTCGCCCTGCGTGCCAAGGGCGAGAGCGTGGAGGAGGTGTCCGGGCTGGCCGACGGCCTGCTGTCCAGATCGGCCGCGATCCGCATCCCCGGCGATCCCGTGGACCTCGTCGGCACCGGCGGCGACCGGGCCAACACCGTCAACATCTCCACCATGGCCGCCATCGTGGCCGCCGCCACTGGCGTGAGGGTGGCCAAGCACGGCGGCCGGGCGGCCTCGTCCAAGACAGGCGCCGCCGACCTGCTCGAGGAACTGGGCGTGGTCATCGACCTGCCGCCCGCCGCGGTGGTCCAGGTCGCCGACGAGATCGGCATCACGTTCTGCTTCGCGCCCGCGTTCAACCCGGCCATGCGGCGCACCGCGGGGCCACGCCGCGAGCTGGGCATCCCCACCGTCTTCAACTTCCTGGCCCCGCTCACCAACCCCGCCCTGCCCGCGGCGCAGGCGGTCGGTGTCTACCACCCGGAGATGGCTCCCGTCATCGCGGGCGTCCTGGCCCAGCGCGGCGGCTCCTCGCTCGTCTTCCGCGGCGACGACGGGCTCGACGAGCTGACCACCTGCGGCCCCTCGACGATCTGGGTGGTACGCCGCGGCACGGTGACGCGTACCGCGTTCGACGCCGCCGAGCTGTCGATCCCCCGCGCCCGCCCCGACGACCTGCGCGGCGACGACGCCAAGCACAACGCCGCCGTGGCGCGGGCCGTCCTTATGGGCGAGCGGGGACCGGTGCGCGACGTGGTCCTGCTGAACGCGGCCGCCGCCGTCGTGGCCGCCGAGGGCACGCCGCCGGCGGACGAGCTCATGACCGCCATGGCCGGGGCCTACAAACGTGCCGCCGACGCCGTCGACTCCGGCGCCGCCCTGTCCCTGCTCACCCGCTGGGGGCACGCCACGCGGGCGCTCGCGCCAGCATCTGATCATTAG
- a CDS encoding glycosyltransferase family 2 protein encodes MIVNVHNPGDTADACLRSVLEQTMPAADYEVILVDDGSTDGISERLDAIATARDNVRTFHLPFTGSPMHGRNVGLAAATGDYIYFLDQRDRLERDALARMHERAVETDADVLIGRLVRDHGSPLIAFARSTARADILRDRLLCLLGPQQLYRRAFLEEHELGFSVPGGRLAEQAFVMRAYLHAKVITVLAEHVCCHLGERPRIEEDPRAMAKELRGLLNDVDTYVGEGRQRDRIYGYWYRYAVLRPLLTTRFADSSIDRGMHFRLVQELMSEHFPERLDRYLPCQLRAVAAFVREGRLDQVVLLANASKRTGLHAELTEVRWDAQVLVLGLTVEVKGSDGRPDRYRTDGQRLHWIPPRAIDAKLLGGSVTDVSEAVERARIEVYVRHAETGVVHFLPLAQRVEVVGDGRRRVGVQIKGETRIDVSTAALGEPLAAGHWEVHVRMFGGVHQARSRVSHPDGPLNCLGVLAQRPRMRLVVPCWTDRGELGLAVEPRSFAESIALVSPGAEVKQADGHAYVVMPVPYVPPSGGPPLELVLRSSGLRAREVCAPALVEAGVPGKLAGQLVAKLPVSRLSAADHVGPGRWLTSLRSPDEEVGLRFALEVRKGRAEVHPATPVDPERSLRGRDTVLHRMGRRLPVVRHFVRLARAAGHRYLN; translated from the coding sequence GTGATCGTCAATGTCCACAATCCGGGTGACACCGCCGACGCGTGCCTCCGCTCCGTGCTGGAGCAGACGATGCCCGCTGCCGACTACGAAGTGATCCTCGTGGACGACGGGTCCACCGACGGGATCTCGGAGCGGCTCGACGCCATCGCGACGGCCCGCGACAACGTACGCACGTTCCACCTGCCGTTCACGGGCTCGCCGATGCACGGCCGCAACGTCGGCCTGGCCGCCGCGACCGGCGACTACATCTACTTCCTCGACCAGCGCGACCGGCTCGAACGGGACGCGCTCGCACGCATGCACGAGCGCGCCGTGGAGACCGACGCGGACGTGCTGATCGGCCGCCTGGTGCGCGATCACGGCTCGCCCCTGATCGCCTTCGCGCGCAGTACCGCTCGGGCCGACATCCTCCGCGACCGCCTGCTCTGCCTGCTCGGGCCTCAGCAGCTCTATCGCCGCGCCTTCCTGGAGGAGCACGAGCTGGGCTTCAGCGTGCCCGGCGGGCGGCTGGCCGAGCAGGCGTTCGTGATGCGGGCCTACCTGCACGCCAAGGTCATCACCGTGCTCGCCGAGCACGTGTGCTGCCACCTCGGCGAGCGCCCCAGGATCGAAGAGGACCCGCGGGCGATGGCGAAAGAGCTCAGGGGGCTGCTGAACGACGTCGACACCTATGTCGGGGAAGGGCGGCAGCGCGACCGCATCTACGGCTACTGGTATCGCTATGCCGTCCTCCGCCCGCTGCTGACGACCAGGTTCGCCGACTCCTCCATCGACAGGGGCATGCACTTCCGCCTCGTGCAGGAGCTCATGTCCGAGCACTTTCCCGAGCGGCTCGACCGATACCTGCCCTGCCAGCTGCGCGCGGTGGCCGCGTTCGTCAGGGAGGGCCGCCTCGACCAGGTCGTGTTGCTGGCCAACGCCTCCAAGCGCACCGGGCTCCACGCCGAGCTCACCGAGGTGCGCTGGGACGCCCAAGTCCTGGTGCTAGGGCTCACGGTGGAGGTCAAGGGCAGCGATGGCCGGCCCGATCGCTACCGTACGGACGGCCAGCGCCTGCACTGGATCCCGCCGCGGGCCATCGACGCCAAACTGCTCGGCGGGAGCGTCACCGACGTGAGCGAGGCCGTCGAGCGGGCCCGCATCGAGGTCTACGTACGCCACGCCGAGACCGGCGTCGTGCACTTCCTGCCGCTGGCCCAGCGGGTGGAGGTGGTCGGGGACGGTCGCCGCCGCGTGGGCGTGCAGATCAAGGGCGAGACCAGGATCGACGTGAGCACCGCCGCGCTCGGCGAGCCGCTCGCAGCGGGCCACTGGGAGGTGCACGTCCGCATGTTCGGCGGCGTCCATCAGGCCAGGAGCCGGGTCAGCCACCCCGACGGCCCGCTGAACTGCCTGGGGGTGCTGGCGCAGCGCCCCCGGATGCGGCTCGTGGTGCCGTGCTGGACGGACCGGGGCGAGCTGGGCCTGGCTGTCGAGCCGCGCTCGTTCGCCGAGTCGATCGCGCTGGTGTCGCCGGGGGCGGAGGTCAAGCAGGCGGACGGGCACGCGTACGTCGTGATGCCGGTGCCGTACGTGCCGCCGAGCGGCGGCCCGCCGCTGGAGCTGGTGCTGCGCAGCAGCGGCCTCAGGGCACGCGAGGTGTGCGCGCCCGCGCTGGTCGAGGCGGGGGTGCCGGGCAAGCTCGCCGGGCAGCTCGTGGCCAAGCTGCCGGTCAGCCGGCTGTCGGCGGCCGACCACGTGGGCCCCGGCCGCTGGCTGACGTCGCTGCGCTCGCCGGACGAGGAGGTTGGGCTGCGCTTCGCACTGGAGGTACGCAAGGGCAGGGCCGAGGTCCACCCAGCCACCCCGGTGGACCCTGAGCGCTCCCTCAGGGGCAGGGACACCGTGCTGCACCGGATGGGCCGGCGGCTGCCCGTCGTGCGGCACTTCGTGCGCCTGGCGCGCGCGGCCGGGCACCGCTACCTCAACTGA
- a CDS encoding helix-turn-helix domain-containing protein, with the protein MSKQFLELLAREASAVEFEGPIIEARARGADPAEIEELEQAKVAALKVRDLLKRRARREAELSALYDTAGDLAALRDLDAVLEAIVHRARQLLATDIAYMTLHDPERGDTYMRVTDGSISAKFRALRLAMGAGLGGLVAQTAVPYSTADYFADARFRHKDDIDEAVKEEGLVAILGVPLRLGKRVIGVLMAANRSARPFHQEEVSLLASLAAHAAVAIDNARLLQETRNALEELSQAHRTAREHGEAVERAALAHDRMTSLVLRGGGIEDVAAVVTDVLGGSLAVLDDLGRAITGDVGELDSGVFEAAQASRALGRTVRRGDLLIASVDVGGEPLCTLILRSDDADERILERAALVCALLLLFRRSVAEAEGRVRGELLDDLIARPDSPGLADRARRLGVDLGAPHVVVVVKHGGQRERAAFWASSQATLRHGLAAGRGDEVVLLVPGDKAGAVAQRVAGELSASLHSPATAGACGVRGGPESARGGPAGVRGGPGDVAAAYLEARRCAEALIALGRAGDGASAAELGFVGLLVGDGRDVHGFVDRVLGAVIDYDTRRGTALADTLSAYFGTGGSPSRTAEAMHIHVNTVTQRLDRIGKLLGDGWLEPERALEIQLALRLHRLGHTSTPQTVGPDSI; encoded by the coding sequence GTGAGCAAACAATTTCTCGAGCTTCTGGCCAGGGAGGCGTCGGCGGTCGAGTTCGAAGGGCCGATCATCGAGGCCAGGGCGCGGGGTGCGGACCCGGCCGAGATCGAGGAGCTGGAGCAGGCCAAGGTCGCCGCGCTGAAGGTGCGTGACCTGCTCAAGCGGCGGGCCAGGCGCGAGGCCGAGTTGTCGGCCCTGTACGACACGGCCGGCGACCTGGCGGCGCTGCGTGACCTGGACGCCGTGCTGGAGGCCATCGTGCACCGGGCCAGGCAGTTGCTGGCCACCGACATCGCGTACATGACGCTGCACGACCCGGAGCGGGGCGACACGTACATGCGGGTCACCGACGGGTCGATCTCGGCGAAGTTCCGAGCGTTGCGGCTGGCCATGGGGGCGGGTCTGGGCGGGCTGGTGGCGCAGACGGCGGTGCCGTACTCGACGGCCGACTATTTCGCCGACGCCCGGTTCCGCCACAAGGACGACATCGACGAGGCCGTCAAGGAGGAGGGCCTGGTCGCGATCCTCGGCGTGCCGCTGCGGCTGGGCAAGCGGGTGATCGGCGTGCTGATGGCGGCCAACCGCAGCGCGCGGCCGTTCCACCAGGAGGAGGTGTCGCTGCTGGCCAGCCTGGCCGCGCACGCCGCCGTCGCGATCGACAACGCCAGGCTGCTGCAGGAGACCAGGAACGCGCTGGAGGAGTTGTCCCAGGCCCACAGGACGGCCAGGGAGCACGGCGAGGCGGTGGAGCGGGCGGCGCTCGCCCACGATCGGATGACCTCGCTCGTGCTGCGCGGCGGCGGGATCGAGGACGTGGCAGCCGTGGTGACCGACGTGCTCGGCGGGTCACTGGCGGTGCTGGACGACCTCGGCCGGGCGATCACCGGGGACGTCGGGGAGCTCGACTCCGGGGTGTTCGAGGCGGCGCAGGCGTCACGGGCGCTGGGCCGCACCGTACGCAGGGGCGATCTGCTGATCGCGTCGGTGGACGTCGGCGGGGAGCCGTTGTGCACGCTCATCCTGCGCAGCGACGACGCCGACGAGCGCATCCTGGAGCGGGCGGCGCTGGTGTGCGCGCTGCTGCTGCTGTTCAGGAGAAGCGTGGCCGAGGCCGAGGGGCGGGTCAGGGGCGAGTTGCTGGACGACCTGATCGCGCGGCCGGACTCCCCTGGCCTCGCCGACCGGGCACGCAGGCTCGGGGTCGATCTGGGGGCGCCCCATGTCGTGGTGGTGGTCAAGCACGGCGGGCAGCGCGAGCGCGCGGCGTTCTGGGCGTCGTCGCAGGCGACCCTGCGGCACGGGCTGGCCGCGGGGCGCGGGGACGAGGTGGTGCTGCTGGTCCCCGGCGACAAGGCGGGCGCCGTCGCACAACGGGTGGCGGGCGAGCTGAGCGCGTCGTTGCACAGCCCGGCCACGGCAGGCGCGTGCGGCGTGCGCGGCGGCCCAGAGAGCGCGCGCGGCGGCCCGGCGGGCGTCCGCGGTGGCCCGGGCGACGTGGCCGCGGCCTACCTGGAGGCGCGGCGGTGCGCCGAGGCGCTCATCGCATTGGGCCGGGCCGGCGACGGGGCGAGCGCGGCCGAGCTGGGCTTCGTCGGCCTGCTCGTGGGCGACGGCCGCGACGTACACGGCTTCGTGGACCGGGTGCTCGGCGCGGTGATCGACTACGACACGCGCCGGGGTACCGCGCTGGCCGACACGCTGAGCGCGTACTTCGGTACCGGCGGCTCGCCCTCCCGTACGGCCGAGGCCATGCACATCCACGTCAACACCGTCACGCAGCGGCTCGACCGGATCGGCAAGTTGCTCGGCGACGGCTGGCTGGAGCCGGAGCGGGCGCTGGAGATCCAGCTGGCGCTTCGTCTGCACCGGCTCGGCCACACATCCACCCCACAGACTGTGGGCCCGGACTCCATATGA
- a CDS encoding MFS transporter yields the protein MATSIKKIVAASLIGTTIEWYDFFLYGSAAALVFNTLFFPDSDPLTGTLLSFLTYAVGFVARPLGGLVFGHFGDRVGRKTLLVVSLLMMGVATFLIGCLPTYETLGPSAALLLTALRLVQGFALGGEWGGAVLIVSEHGDNARRGFWASWPQAGAPGGNLLATGVLAALAAWQPDEAFLSWGWRVPFLLSGVLVLIGLWIRLSISESPVFQQAPPEPRAPIVGVLRDHWKDVLTAIGARMAENISFYLLTVFVITYAKSNNIPNSTVLNAVLIASAIHFVTIPMWGALSDRVGRRPIYLAGAAGIGVWIFAFFPLVDTGNFLAITLAVTVGLLFHGMMYGPQAAFFSELFGTRMRYTGVSIGAQLSAIVAGALAPIIAVALLRSYSSSVPISIYLGLAAVLTLVAVYAARETQGRDLAERIHAQ from the coding sequence ATGGCCACTTCCATCAAGAAGATCGTCGCCGCGAGCCTGATCGGCACCACCATCGAGTGGTACGACTTCTTCCTGTACGGCTCGGCAGCCGCTCTCGTGTTCAACACCCTCTTCTTCCCCGACTCCGACCCGCTGACCGGCACGCTGCTGTCGTTCCTCACCTACGCGGTCGGATTCGTCGCCCGCCCGCTCGGCGGCCTGGTCTTCGGTCACTTCGGCGACCGGGTGGGCCGCAAGACGCTGCTGGTCGTCAGCCTGCTGATGATGGGCGTCGCGACGTTCCTCATCGGCTGCCTGCCGACGTACGAGACGCTCGGCCCGTCGGCGGCGCTGCTGCTGACGGCGCTCAGGCTGGTGCAGGGCTTCGCGCTCGGCGGCGAGTGGGGCGGCGCGGTGCTCATCGTCTCCGAGCACGGCGACAACGCACGGCGCGGCTTCTGGGCCTCCTGGCCGCAGGCCGGCGCCCCGGGCGGGAACCTCCTGGCCACGGGCGTGCTGGCAGCGCTGGCCGCCTGGCAGCCGGACGAGGCGTTCCTGTCGTGGGGCTGGCGGGTGCCCTTCCTGCTGTCGGGCGTGCTGGTGCTGATCGGCCTGTGGATCCGCCTGTCGATCAGCGAGTCGCCGGTCTTTCAGCAGGCCCCGCCCGAGCCGCGGGCGCCGATCGTCGGCGTGCTGCGCGACCACTGGAAGGACGTGCTCACCGCCATCGGCGCGCGCATGGCCGAGAACATCTCCTTCTACCTGCTGACCGTCTTCGTCATCACCTACGCCAAGTCCAACAACATCCCGAACTCGACCGTCCTCAACGCGGTACTGATCGCCTCGGCCATCCACTTCGTCACGATCCCGATGTGGGGCGCGCTGTCCGACCGTGTCGGCCGCCGCCCGATCTACCTGGCCGGCGCCGCCGGCATCGGGGTGTGGATCTTCGCGTTCTTCCCGCTCGTCGACACGGGCAACTTCCTGGCGATCACCCTCGCCGTCACCGTCGGCCTGCTGTTCCACGGCATGATGTACGGCCCGCAGGCGGCGTTCTTCTCCGAGTTGTTCGGCACCAGGATGCGCTACACCGGCGTGTCGATCGGCGCTCAGCTGTCGGCGATCGTGGCCGGCGCGCTGGCCCCGATCATCGCCGTGGCGTTGCTGAGGAGCTACTCGAGCAGCGTGCCCATCTCCATCTACCTTGGTCTGGCTGCGGTGCTCACCCTGGTCGCGGTCTACGCCGCACGCGAGACCCAGGGTCGCGACCTGGCCGAAAGGATCCACGCGCAATGA
- a CDS encoding tannase/feruloyl esterase family alpha/beta hydrolase: MIVALTLVASLLTAPQQLTVPGAERSVVATLDDLTTAGTVKTGHTDPADWAGLHSAATVNPTGVSGTQIDGYFPDTSTTNATHGWNHDSQFVIRLPDNWNGGLVVSGTPGNREQYANDYTISDWVLSKGYAFAATDKGNVGVNFHKDGRNPGDAIAEWNHRVTQLTVAAKTVVRQRYGKKPERTFVAGISNGGYLVRWQLENRGWLYDAGVDWEGTLWRVKGDNLLNFLPPALKAYPDEAGVRAAGFAAGSEFLWPFHRQYYWELTQQLYQKELDPSYQGTAADYDYDARKPYAAVAKIALTGRITKPLITLHGTLDTLLPISRDSDVYAQMVGPHRPFKYYRVEGGNHLDSLVDVYPDRLKPMLPVFRSAFEELETWVS, from the coding sequence ATGATCGTCGCGCTCACCCTGGTCGCGAGCCTGTTAACGGCGCCCCAGCAGCTCACGGTGCCCGGCGCCGAACGATCGGTCGTCGCCACCCTGGACGACCTCACCACGGCCGGCACCGTGAAGACCGGCCACACCGACCCCGCCGACTGGGCCGGGCTGCACTCGGCCGCCACCGTCAACCCGACCGGCGTGTCCGGCACGCAGATCGACGGCTACTTCCCCGACACCTCCACCACCAACGCCACGCACGGCTGGAACCACGACTCCCAGTTCGTGATCAGGCTCCCCGACAACTGGAACGGCGGCCTGGTCGTCAGCGGCACCCCGGGCAACAGGGAGCAGTACGCCAACGACTACACGATCTCCGACTGGGTCCTGTCCAAGGGGTACGCCTTCGCCGCCACCGACAAGGGCAACGTCGGCGTGAACTTCCACAAGGACGGCCGCAACCCTGGCGACGCCATCGCCGAGTGGAACCACCGCGTCACCCAGCTCACCGTGGCCGCCAAGACCGTGGTCAGACAGCGGTACGGCAAGAAGCCCGAGCGCACCTTCGTCGCCGGCATCTCCAACGGCGGCTACCTCGTCAGGTGGCAGCTGGAGAACCGCGGCTGGCTCTACGACGCCGGCGTGGACTGGGAAGGCACGCTCTGGCGGGTCAAGGGCGACAACCTGCTGAACTTCCTGCCGCCCGCGCTGAAGGCGTACCCGGACGAGGCCGGAGTACGGGCGGCCGGGTTCGCGGCAGGCTCGGAGTTCCTGTGGCCGTTCCACCGGCAGTACTACTGGGAGCTCACCCAGCAGCTCTACCAGAAGGAGCTGGACCCGTCCTACCAGGGCACGGCGGCCGACTACGACTACGACGCCCGCAAGCCCTACGCCGCCGTGGCGAAGATCGCGCTGACCGGCCGCATCACCAAGCCGCTGATCACCCTTCACGGCACGCTCGACACGCTGCTGCCGATCTCCCGCGACTCCGACGTCTACGCCCAGATGGTCGGGCCGCACCGGCCGTTCAAGTACTACCGGGTCGAGGGGGGCAACCACCTGGACAGCCTGGTGGACGTCTATCCCGATCGGCTGAAGCCGATGTTGCCGGTCTTCAGGAGCGCCTTCGAGGAGCTGGAGACCTGGGTCAGTTGA